In the genome of Terribacillus sp. FSL K6-0262, one region contains:
- the lepB gene encoding signal peptidase I — MLSLKARRTLYTVLLSVGIAIVALFIFRTFFYFPSTVYGESMAPTLEDQNKIIISRIGEINRFDEVVFHAPDQDASYVKRVIGVPGDTIEYKNDVLYVNGKKHREPYLKEMKEAMQGDALFTNNFKLRDVIGEDTIPDGYLFVMGDNRRNSKDSRMFGLIPQDSVIGEVKFRYYPFPQIGWTN; from the coding sequence TAGACGCACACTATACACTGTGCTGCTGTCGGTTGGTATTGCCATTGTCGCTTTATTCATTTTCCGCACTTTTTTTTATTTTCCCAGTACCGTATATGGCGAATCGATGGCCCCTACTTTGGAAGACCAGAACAAAATCATCATCAGCCGGATTGGAGAAATCAACCGTTTTGACGAAGTCGTCTTCCACGCGCCAGATCAGGATGCAAGCTATGTAAAACGCGTGATTGGTGTACCTGGAGACACGATCGAGTACAAGAATGATGTACTCTACGTAAATGGCAAAAAGCATCGGGAGCCTTATCTGAAAGAGATGAAGGAAGCTATGCAGGGAGATGCATTATTTACGAATAACTTCAAGCTGCGTGATGTCATCGGTGAAGATACAATTCCTGATGGTTACCTGTTCGTCATGGGAGATAATCGCAGAAACAGTAAAGACAGCAGGATGTTCGGCTTGATCCCACAAGACTCCGTTATCGGGGAAGTTAAGTTTCGATATTATCCATTCCCTCAGATAGGATGGACCAATTGA
- a CDS encoding ATP-dependent Clp protease ATP-binding subunit, translating into MKCQHCGEREANVNLFMQFNNQKQQLQLCHTCYNEMKNTSKNPAGFANNGGTMDDFFKNIFQGAQSGFQAGANGQAQAGGNGRGGLLDSLGKNLTDGARAGLIDPVIGREQEVKRVIETLNRRNKNNPVLIGEPGVGKTAIAEGLALQIVEGNVPVKLQNKEIYLLDVASLVANTGVRGQFEEKMKQLISELQQRKNVILFVDEIHLLVGAGSAEGSQMDAGNILKPALARGELQLIGATTLKEYRQIEKDAALERRLQPVMVKEPSAGQAIEILKGLQEKYEAYHQVSYTEDAIKASVNLSQRYIQDRFLPDKAIDLLDEAGSRINLLTVTTDEDAIQARLAQIAKEKEEAAGREDYERAAYLRQEEIQLEQKLEEPKNEEKGEVTVEVIQQIVEEKTGIPVTKIQSEEQNKMKNLAANLSSKVIGQQQAVDRVAKAIRRSRAGLKSKQRPIGSFLFVGPTGVGKTELTKALAEEMFGTRDSYIRLDMSEYMERHSVAKLIGSPPGYVGHEEAGQLTERVRRNPYTIVLLDEIEKAHPDVQHLFLQIMEDGHLTDSQGRKVSFKDTVIIMTSNAGTGDKQISVGFTNSSNEAVSVIEKLGAYFKPEFLNRFDSIISFDELKEEDLVRIVELMLADLTKNMEEEGYKLEVTDAAKHFLAKKGYDPRFGARPLRRVIQDQVEDKITDYILEEEDASSMVVDLIDEQITVIGK; encoded by the coding sequence ATGAAATGCCAACATTGTGGTGAACGAGAAGCAAATGTGAACTTGTTTATGCAATTCAATAACCAAAAACAACAATTACAGCTCTGCCATACTTGCTACAACGAAATGAAAAATACATCTAAAAATCCTGCAGGTTTCGCAAACAATGGCGGAACAATGGATGATTTCTTCAAGAATATCTTCCAAGGAGCACAATCCGGCTTCCAAGCCGGAGCCAACGGCCAAGCGCAAGCTGGCGGTAATGGCCGCGGAGGGCTGCTCGACTCACTTGGCAAGAACCTGACAGATGGCGCACGTGCAGGTCTGATCGATCCGGTAATCGGCCGTGAGCAAGAAGTGAAACGTGTCATCGAGACATTGAACCGACGCAATAAGAACAATCCAGTCCTGATCGGGGAGCCAGGGGTAGGTAAGACAGCTATTGCAGAAGGACTAGCTTTGCAGATCGTCGAAGGAAATGTACCTGTAAAGCTGCAAAATAAAGAAATCTACTTGCTCGATGTCGCTTCGCTGGTTGCAAACACAGGCGTACGCGGCCAATTCGAAGAAAAGATGAAACAGCTGATCTCTGAATTGCAGCAGCGTAAGAATGTCATCCTGTTCGTCGATGAAATTCACCTATTGGTCGGGGCCGGGTCTGCCGAAGGTTCCCAAATGGATGCAGGGAATATCCTGAAGCCGGCACTGGCACGCGGCGAGTTACAATTGATAGGTGCAACCACTTTGAAAGAGTACCGTCAAATCGAGAAAGACGCCGCGCTTGAACGCCGCCTCCAGCCGGTAATGGTGAAAGAACCGTCAGCAGGGCAGGCAATTGAGATCCTGAAAGGATTGCAGGAGAAATACGAAGCATACCATCAGGTTTCTTACACAGAGGATGCAATCAAGGCGAGCGTGAACTTGTCACAGCGTTATATCCAAGACCGCTTCCTTCCTGATAAAGCCATCGACTTGCTGGATGAAGCCGGTTCACGAATCAATCTGCTGACCGTGACAACTGATGAAGACGCAATCCAAGCTCGTCTTGCACAGATTGCCAAAGAGAAGGAAGAGGCTGCAGGCCGTGAAGATTACGAACGTGCAGCATATCTTCGCCAAGAAGAAATCCAGCTGGAACAAAAGCTTGAGGAACCGAAGAATGAAGAAAAAGGCGAAGTGACAGTCGAAGTCATCCAGCAGATTGTCGAAGAGAAAACAGGCATTCCTGTAACGAAAATCCAATCCGAAGAGCAGAATAAAATGAAAAACTTAGCTGCTAATTTGTCCAGCAAGGTCATTGGACAGCAGCAGGCAGTAGATCGAGTCGCCAAAGCAATTCGCCGCAGCAGAGCCGGTTTGAAATCCAAACAGCGCCCAATTGGTTCCTTCCTATTTGTCGGACCGACTGGTGTTGGGAAAACGGAATTGACGAAAGCCTTGGCAGAGGAGATGTTCGGTACACGTGATTCCTATATTCGTCTGGACATGAGTGAGTATATGGAACGTCACTCCGTGGCGAAACTTATCGGTTCACCTCCGGGATATGTCGGACATGAAGAAGCGGGACAGCTGACAGAGCGAGTGCGCCGCAATCCTTATACAATCGTCCTATTGGATGAAATCGAGAAAGCACATCCTGATGTACAGCATCTATTCCTGCAAATCATGGAAGACGGTCATTTGACAGACAGCCAAGGCCGAAAAGTGAGCTTTAAAGATACCGTGATCATCATGACAAGCAATGCAGGTACAGGGGATAAGCAGATCTCGGTCGGTTTTACGAATTCCAGCAATGAAGCGGTATCCGTAATCGAGAAGCTGGGCGCTTACTTCAAACCTGAATTCTTGAACCGCTTTGATTCCATCATCAGCTTTGATGAGCTGAAAGAGGAAGACTTGGTACGGATTGTAGAGCTTATGCTTGCAGATTTGACTAAGAATATGGAAGAAGAAGGCTACAAGCTGGAAGTGACAGACGCTGCAAAACACTTCCTGGCGAAAAAAGGCTATGATCCTCGCTTTGGCGCCCGTCCATTACGCCGAGTCATCCAGGATCAAGTAGAGGATAAAATCACCGACTATATTCTTGAAGAAGAGGATGCAAGCAGTATGGTAGTGGATTTGATTGATGAACAGATTACTGTAATTGGTAAATGA
- a CDS encoding acyl--CoA ligase, whose protein sequence is MDRKDLIAPEQYNIVDEMERHVTDEDRKALIWMDDAGNKKEVTYKALFQDVNRTGNVLKQLGLEKGDSILVMVPRIVEAYHIYAAALKLGIVIIPSSEMLKTKDLQYRIDHGKVKGIISFHKFTEQFDAIENQESLIKLSVGGPAEGWQELQVLKAAASDELETVRTSRDDLALLSYTSGTTGNPKGVVHTHGWGYAHLRTAAENWLSASKGDIVWATAAPGWQKWVWSPFLSVLGTGATGFVYMGRFDAKTYLSLLEDYKINVLCCTPTEYRLMAKVTDLGSYNLSALHSAVSAGEPLNREVIDVFQKHFDIIVRDGYGQTESTLLLGIMKGMEPRPGSMGKPTPGNEVVVIDEDGNPVKTGEVGDIALKLDSPALFKTYFREPERREQAERNGYFVTGDQASVDEDGYFWFEGRSDDIIISSGYTIGPFEVEDALVKHPAVAECAVVASPDEIRGNVVKAFVILREGVDEDDPELVKELQTHVKNTTAPYKYPRKIEFVKELPKTSSGKIRRVELRNQEKQKTK, encoded by the coding sequence ATGGATAGAAAAGATTTGATTGCACCAGAGCAATACAACATCGTTGATGAAATGGAGCGACATGTTACAGACGAAGATCGTAAAGCGCTCATTTGGATGGATGATGCGGGCAATAAGAAGGAAGTGACGTACAAGGCGTTATTCCAGGATGTCAACCGCACAGGTAATGTTCTGAAACAACTGGGCTTGGAAAAAGGCGATTCCATTTTGGTGATGGTACCGCGTATCGTGGAGGCATATCATATTTATGCTGCAGCCTTGAAGCTTGGAATTGTGATCATCCCTAGCTCCGAAATGCTGAAAACGAAGGATTTACAATACCGTATCGATCATGGGAAAGTGAAGGGGATCATCAGCTTTCATAAATTCACAGAGCAATTCGACGCAATCGAAAACCAAGAGAGTTTGATCAAGCTTTCTGTCGGAGGGCCGGCTGAAGGATGGCAGGAACTCCAAGTGCTTAAAGCGGCAGCATCGGATGAGCTGGAAACAGTGCGGACATCAAGAGACGACTTAGCGCTGCTGTCTTATACGAGCGGTACAACAGGGAATCCAAAGGGTGTGGTTCATACACATGGCTGGGGCTACGCACACTTGCGTACAGCAGCTGAGAACTGGCTATCCGCTTCCAAAGGGGATATCGTGTGGGCAACAGCAGCACCGGGCTGGCAGAAATGGGTATGGAGCCCATTCCTATCCGTATTGGGCACAGGGGCAACTGGCTTTGTCTACATGGGGCGTTTTGATGCCAAAACGTATCTTTCCCTTTTGGAGGATTATAAAATCAATGTGCTCTGCTGTACCCCGACAGAATACCGCCTGATGGCAAAGGTGACGGATCTTGGCAGCTATAACTTGAGTGCTTTGCATAGTGCGGTATCTGCCGGCGAACCATTGAACCGGGAAGTGATCGATGTCTTCCAAAAGCACTTTGATATTATTGTGCGTGATGGCTATGGACAGACAGAAAGCACGCTGCTGCTTGGTATCATGAAAGGGATGGAGCCTAGACCAGGTTCCATGGGTAAACCGACACCAGGTAATGAGGTAGTCGTGATCGATGAAGATGGCAATCCGGTAAAAACGGGTGAAGTCGGTGATATTGCACTGAAGCTGGACAGTCCTGCTTTGTTCAAAACATATTTCCGTGAGCCGGAACGACGTGAACAAGCGGAAAGAAACGGTTACTTCGTCACTGGCGATCAAGCTTCCGTCGATGAAGACGGGTATTTCTGGTTTGAAGGCCGCAGCGATGACATCATCATCAGCTCCGGTTATACGATCGGACCATTCGAAGTGGAGGATGCCTTGGTCAAACATCCAGCTGTAGCGGAATGCGCAGTCGTTGCCAGCCCGGATGAAATTCGCGGCAATGTCGTCAAAGCATTCGTCATCCTGCGCGAAGGTGTGGATGAGGACGATCCGGAGCTTGTCAAAGAATTGCAGACACATGTGAAAAATACCACTGCACCTTATAAGTATCCACGTAAAATTGAATTCGTCAAAGAATTGCCGAAGACTTCCTCCGGTAAAATCAGACGGGTCGAATTGCGCAACCAGGAAAAACAAAAAACGAAATAA
- a CDS encoding DNA-3-methyladenine glycosylase: MWETELTGTHTYDYHYLMKRWSMDQLNSVDPESQTVKLPVVSGDGARHIVRLQFSGPITSPSVKVSSADPSRQAEIISWVEKWLQWEVDLADVAAHFAGSDLEQLFYAHAGTPIVKDTDVYYSLMKTIIHQQLNLKFAYTLTNRFVENFGTKVEDIWFYPSPGEIASLSYDALRKLQFSQRKAEYVIDTSRLIAEGKLDLMQLASASDEEIAAELTKIRGLGSWSAQNWMLSGLGRADLLPAADIGIQKALKLYDNLAEKPTPAAIHERGERWAPYRSYAAVTLWRSIET, encoded by the coding sequence ATGTGGGAAACAGAGCTTACAGGAACACATACATACGATTATCATTATTTAATGAAAAGATGGAGTATGGATCAATTGAATTCGGTTGATCCGGAAAGTCAAACAGTGAAGCTTCCGGTTGTTTCAGGGGATGGGGCCCGGCATATCGTTCGGTTGCAGTTCAGCGGACCAATCACATCTCCTTCCGTTAAAGTTTCTTCGGCGGATCCTTCCAGGCAGGCGGAAATAATTTCTTGGGTGGAGAAGTGGCTGCAGTGGGAGGTTGATCTTGCCGATGTAGCTGCACATTTTGCCGGTTCGGATTTGGAACAGCTGTTTTACGCACATGCGGGAACCCCGATCGTAAAAGATACGGACGTCTATTATAGCTTGATGAAAACAATCATCCACCAGCAATTGAATTTGAAGTTTGCCTACACGCTGACGAACCGATTTGTGGAGAATTTCGGGACAAAAGTAGAAGACATCTGGTTCTATCCGTCGCCTGGGGAGATTGCTTCTTTATCCTATGATGCCTTACGCAAACTGCAGTTTTCGCAGCGGAAGGCAGAGTATGTAATCGATACCAGCCGCCTGATTGCAGAGGGGAAATTGGATCTCATGCAGCTTGCTTCGGCATCCGATGAGGAAATAGCTGCAGAATTGACGAAAATCCGGGGGCTTGGCAGCTGGTCGGCACAGAACTGGATGCTGTCCGGTTTAGGGCGAGCTGATTTATTACCAGCTGCTGATATCGGGATACAAAAAGCATTGAAGCTCTACGATAACCTCGCCGAAAAGCCGACGCCAGCAGCAATACATGAGCGGGGAGAAAGATGGGCTCCTTACCGTAGTTATGCGGCTGTTACGCTTTGGAGAAGTATTGAGACCTGA
- a CDS encoding LysR family transcriptional regulator, with amino-acid sequence MHINHLKTFAVAADTLNFTKTAQRLDYAQSSVTAQIKALEKEYGIELFQRLGKRIYLTEAGIKMQSYAKRILTLHDEMRQEFEEGMEEKGTILIGACESQCIYRLPALLRFIRSRYPQVQVILKPVPSSKTSEQMLQEGELDVAFIMDRDREYGSLESVSLFEEDIVLIGSPNHPLSVQSTAGLDEVMQHPLILTEKGCSYRMELEQVLEEQNLYAENIIEFGSIEAIKQCVKAGLGFSYLPLMTVQNELESGELKAVRLDVPIKQPTTKLLWHKDKRMTKVIQDVIEFARKHME; translated from the coding sequence ATGCATATCAATCATTTAAAGACGTTTGCTGTGGCGGCAGACACACTGAATTTCACGAAGACAGCTCAGCGGCTTGATTATGCCCAATCCAGTGTCACGGCCCAAATAAAGGCTTTGGAAAAGGAATATGGCATCGAATTATTCCAGCGTCTTGGAAAGAGGATTTATTTGACTGAAGCGGGAATAAAGATGCAGAGCTATGCCAAGAGGATATTGACATTGCATGATGAGATGAGACAGGAGTTCGAGGAAGGGATGGAGGAAAAAGGCACGATCCTGATCGGCGCCTGTGAGAGTCAATGCATTTACCGTCTGCCTGCATTGCTTCGTTTCATCCGTTCTCGATATCCGCAGGTGCAAGTCATCCTGAAGCCTGTGCCATCCAGTAAAACTTCGGAACAGATGCTGCAGGAAGGCGAATTGGATGTGGCATTTATCATGGATCGGGATCGGGAATATGGTTCTTTGGAATCCGTTTCCCTATTTGAGGAGGATATCGTCCTGATCGGCTCCCCGAACCATCCATTATCCGTTCAATCCACTGCTGGCTTGGATGAGGTGATGCAACATCCCTTGATACTGACCGAAAAAGGTTGTTCCTACAGGATGGAATTGGAGCAAGTTCTGGAGGAACAGAATCTATATGCAGAAAACATCATCGAATTCGGCAGCATTGAAGCAATCAAGCAATGCGTGAAAGCGGGGCTGGGCTTTTCTTATTTGCCGCTTATGACGGTTCAAAACGAATTGGAATCAGGGGAATTAAAGGCAGTCAGACTGGATGTACCAATCAAACAGCCTACAACGAAATTGCTTTGGCATAAAGACAAGCGAATGACGAAGGTGATACAGGATGTCATTGAATTTGCCAGGAAGCATATGGAATAG
- the pdaA gene encoding delta-lactam-biosynthetic de-N-acetylase, producing the protein MRWKTIMPLLALLLIAAPSFVWAESSVSYGWGFVKSKDGSIPEIGKYQQLLDEYNSYYLDDSGEKTVYITFDNGYEQGYTGDILDVLKKHDVPAAFFITGHYVSSAPDLVKRMVDEGHIVGNHSYHHPDLTKVSKEKMKQELEMLEDAVADLTDQDEMHYLRAPRGTFSARSLKWSEELGYTNVFWSLAYADWRTGEQKGWQYAYDQVMAQMHPGAVVLLHAVSEDNAIALEKLIIELKKQGYSFRTLDDLVKQDILPQAITQF; encoded by the coding sequence ATGCGATGGAAAACAATCATGCCCCTGCTTGCTTTATTGCTTATCGCAGCACCATCATTTGTATGGGCTGAAAGCTCTGTCAGCTATGGATGGGGATTTGTAAAAAGCAAGGATGGCAGTATCCCGGAGATCGGCAAATACCAGCAGCTATTGGATGAATACAACAGCTATTATCTGGATGATTCAGGGGAGAAAACAGTCTATATCACTTTTGACAATGGATATGAGCAAGGTTATACCGGGGATATCCTGGATGTATTGAAGAAGCATGATGTCCCAGCTGCTTTTTTTATCACGGGTCATTATGTCTCATCAGCACCTGACCTGGTGAAAAGAATGGTGGATGAAGGGCATATCGTCGGCAATCATTCCTATCATCATCCTGATTTGACCAAGGTCTCCAAAGAGAAGATGAAGCAAGAGCTGGAGATGCTGGAGGATGCTGTAGCTGATTTGACGGACCAGGACGAGATGCATTATTTGCGAGCTCCCCGCGGTACTTTCAGCGCCCGCTCGCTTAAATGGTCGGAAGAGCTTGGTTATACGAATGTTTTCTGGTCACTCGCCTATGCGGATTGGAGGACGGGTGAACAAAAAGGATGGCAGTATGCGTATGATCAAGTAATGGCCCAGATGCATCCGGGAGCAGTCGTCTTGCTGCATGCCGTTTCTGAAGATAATGCCATCGCACTGGAAAAACTGATCATTGAATTGAAGAAACAGGGATATTCATTCCGGACATTGGATGACTTGGTCAAACAGGATATCCTGCCACAGGCGATTACGCAGTTCTAA
- a CDS encoding IS1182 family transposase (programmed frameshift), producing the protein MLNSRENDQTALEIVTIEELVPENHLLRKIETHIDFSFIREKVRPYYSADNGRPSLDPLVLFKMIFIGYLFGIRSERQLEKEIQTNIAYRWFLGLKLTDPVPHHSTISWNRCNRFKGTDIFQQIFDEIVEQAMKHRMVGGRVLFTDSTHLKANANKRKFIKKEVQEATRSYQEELDKAIQEERTKQGKKPLKSREEVTETKVVKESTTDPESGYMYREGKPEGFFYLDHRTTDMKYNIITDVHVTAGNVHDSRPYLERLERQKERFNFDVEAVALDSGYLTTPICHALNEQNIFAVIGHRRFHPTKGLMPKWKFKYVPEKDHYVCPNGQTLPLRTTNREGYKEYASDPKQCTACPLLATCTKSRNHRKVITRHVWEGSKDWVRENRLSHSGKLLYKLRKETIERSFADAKQLHGLRYCRLRGREKVQEQALMTATCQNIKKIANHLAKLG; encoded by the exons ATGTTAAATTCCAGAGAGAATGACCAAACAGCTCTTGAAATCGTAACTATAGAAGAACTTGTCCCTGAAAACCACCTATTGCGTAAGATAGAAACCCACATAGATTTCTCCTTCATCCGTGAAAAAGTTCGTCCTTATTATTCGGCGGACAATGGCCGTCCTTCCCTAGATCCTCTTGTCCTCTTTAAAATGATCTTTATCGGCTACCTTTTCGGTATCCGTTCCGAAAGGCAATTAGAGAAAGAAATCCAGACAAACATTGCTTACCGTTGGTTTTTAGGACTTAAACTCACGGACCCAGTCCCTCACCACTCTACAATAAGCTGGAATCGTTGTAATCGATTCAAGGGCACAGATATCTTCCAACAAATCTTTGATGAAATTGTAGAACAGGCAATGAAGCATCGTATGGTTGGAGGACGCGTCTTATTCACTGATTCCACCCACTTAAAAGCCAATGCGAATAAAAGAAAGTTCATCAAGAAGGAAGTACAGGAAGCTACTCGTTCATATCAGGAAGAATTGGATAAAGCAATCCAAGAAGAACGTACAAAACAAGGAAAAAAGC CTTTAAAGTCACGAGAGGAGGTGACAGAAACGAAAGTAGTGAAAGAAAGCACGACTGATCCAGAGAGTGGCTATATGTATCGAGAAGGAAAGCCTGAAGGCTTTTTCTACTTAGATCATAGAACTACGGATATGAAATATAATATTATTACCGATGTCCATGTCACGGCCGGAAATGTGCACGATTCACGGCCTTATTTGGAGCGCCTTGAACGACAGAAGGAACGCTTTAATTTTGATGTGGAAGCTGTCGCTCTGGACTCCGGTTATCTCACTACGCCAATCTGTCACGCCTTGAATGAACAGAATATTTTCGCTGTCATCGGTCACCGACGTTTTCATCCTACTAAAGGATTAATGCCTAAATGGAAGTTCAAGTATGTCCCAGAGAAAGATCATTATGTTTGTCCAAACGGACAAACATTACCTCTGCGAACAACAAATCGAGAAGGGTATAAAGAATACGCATCTGACCCTAAACAATGTACTGCTTGCCCACTGTTGGCCACATGTACGAAATCAAGAAATCATCGAAAAGTTATCACAAGGCATGTTTGGGAAGGTAGTAAAGATTGGGTGCGGGAAAATCGCCTGAGCCACTCAGGAAAGTTATTATATAAATTGCGAAAAGAAACGATAGAGCGAAGCTTTGCGGATGCGAAACAACTCCACGGGCTTCGCTATTGTAGGTTACGAGGAAGAGAAAAAGTGCAGGAACAGGCGCTGATGACAGCGACCTGTCAGAACATAAAAAAGATAGCCAACCACCTAGCAAAGCTAGGATAG
- a CDS encoding SE1561 family protein, with protein MAASKVDDLKQRLAAFMDYLDSIEPEETSLDEIDEMLRMLDEMENKLK; from the coding sequence TTGGCAGCAAGTAAAGTGGATGATTTGAAGCAGCGTCTGGCTGCATTCATGGATTATTTGGATAGTATCGAACCAGAAGAGACGTCCTTGGATGAAATCGATGAAATGCTCCGAATGCTTGATGAAATGGAAAATAAATTAAAGTAA
- a CDS encoding YfkD famly protein has protein sequence MKFARILITIMALTLLTFPFSAAGKAEKVQKKDTEIPNHVLNISKENTYPNSNKDQIVLEPSELVRELTEESDIIIQNPELIRILNESTLKPSPLAIGYRGMIYMGHWPLEYQSAETNINWQYQKVNTNQLSNAGGESAKQMNYEQQEERYVKGGLTAEIENPKDIKLMMLQQAQKNTKLPLSFQTVIGKGTNKENAYGVPLNKSGILTAYAPAVNEKGTITFGEVYLELKGSRKQIVVRNVTKQGIGAWIPIQDHLSFTFNVQ, from the coding sequence ATGAAATTCGCTAGAATCCTCATAACAATCATGGCACTGACTTTGCTGACTTTTCCTTTCTCCGCAGCTGGGAAAGCGGAGAAAGTACAGAAGAAGGATACTGAAATCCCGAATCATGTTTTGAATATATCCAAGGAAAATACTTATCCGAATTCAAATAAGGATCAGATTGTGCTAGAGCCCAGTGAACTTGTCAGGGAGCTGACGGAAGAAAGTGATATTATCATCCAAAATCCCGAACTGATCCGCATTCTCAATGAATCGACGCTGAAACCTTCACCGCTTGCAATCGGATACCGCGGCATGATCTATATGGGGCATTGGCCGCTGGAATACCAGTCTGCCGAAACGAATATCAACTGGCAGTATCAAAAAGTGAATACGAATCAGCTGAGCAATGCCGGCGGCGAATCAGCCAAGCAGATGAATTACGAGCAGCAGGAAGAACGCTACGTAAAAGGCGGACTGACAGCTGAGATCGAAAATCCGAAGGACATCAAGCTAATGATGCTCCAGCAGGCACAGAAGAACACGAAGCTTCCGCTATCCTTCCAGACAGTCATCGGAAAAGGAACGAATAAGGAAAATGCCTATGGTGTTCCTTTGAATAAGTCCGGGATCCTTACTGCTTATGCACCGGCAGTCAATGAGAAGGGAACGATCACGTTCGGGGAAGTCTATCTGGAATTGAAGGGCTCCAGAAAACAGATTGTTGTCAGGAATGTGACCAAACAGGGAATCGGGGCCTGGATCCCGATTCAAGACCATCTGTCCTTCACCTTCAACGTTCAATAA
- a CDS encoding OsmC family protein — MKQHGFRTELPHQTLDIDGNELFGIPPYQLMVSSIAGCSASGKKQSLEIADLEVEAEVERDELAANRITKITLTFIVRGYHLDRGQLEKNLELARKNCSMVQTVKDSIEIEERLDLVHLNHLNHY, encoded by the coding sequence ATGAAACAGCATGGTTTCCGTACCGAATTGCCCCATCAAACATTGGATATCGACGGAAATGAGCTTTTTGGTATTCCGCCCTATCAGCTGATGGTTTCCTCGATAGCAGGATGCAGTGCCTCCGGAAAGAAACAAAGTCTTGAAATAGCTGATTTGGAAGTGGAGGCTGAAGTGGAACGCGATGAATTGGCAGCTAATCGCATTACCAAAATCACATTGACTTTCATTGTGCGCGGCTATCATTTGGATAGAGGGCAGCTGGAGAAGAATCTGGAGCTTGCCCGAAAAAACTGTTCCATGGTGCAGACGGTGAAGGATAGCATTGAAATCGAAGAGCGATTGGACCTAGTCCATCTGAATCATTTGAATCATTATTGA
- a CDS encoding MFS transporter, translating to MRNAYSFWILVSIVAVSGFSQGLLLPLIAIIFEQDGLSSSMNGLNAVAIYIGILLVSPFMEAPLRKYGYRPVIMGGGLIVVVALLAFPLWKSFWFWFVLRLLIGIGDNALHFGTQTWITSSSPEAVRGRNISIYGLFFGIGFAAGPLMTSLVKVSESLPFILSGGLCLIAWFTLFQLRNEFPVEENNQAVQQQGLIQRFGSTLKYAWVAFLPPLGYGFLESSLNGSFPIYGLRQDIGVSEVSILLTGFALGGIVFQIPLGMLSDKFGRKYTLLTVMLLGTVCFGTAALTEQHYIALLICLFAAGMLLGSTFSLGISYMTDLTPRHLLPTGNLLCSITFSIGSLGGPYLSGVFIEKMPDVSFFLIMTVIFAGIFTTLLLHAVFTKHTIAAGQH from the coding sequence ATGAGAAATGCATATAGTTTTTGGATTCTTGTCAGTATTGTGGCAGTTTCCGGTTTCAGCCAAGGATTGCTGCTCCCGCTCATTGCCATCATATTTGAGCAAGACGGCCTTTCCTCCTCGATGAACGGATTGAATGCTGTCGCTATTTATATCGGAATTCTGCTTGTATCCCCCTTCATGGAAGCCCCTCTGCGTAAATACGGATACCGACCAGTCATCATGGGAGGCGGGCTGATCGTTGTTGTGGCATTGCTGGCCTTCCCGCTTTGGAAATCCTTTTGGTTCTGGTTTGTCCTGCGGTTATTGATCGGTATCGGGGATAATGCGCTTCATTTCGGCACGCAGACATGGATTACATCGTCATCACCGGAAGCAGTCCGCGGACGGAACATTTCCATCTATGGACTCTTCTTCGGGATTGGGTTCGCTGCAGGTCCGCTCATGACATCGCTCGTCAAGGTTTCGGAGTCCTTGCCATTCATCTTATCCGGCGGACTTTGCTTGATTGCTTGGTTCACTCTTTTCCAGCTGCGCAATGAATTTCCGGTCGAAGAAAATAACCAAGCAGTCCAGCAGCAAGGATTGATACAGCGCTTCGGCTCGACTTTGAAATATGCTTGGGTTGCTTTTTTGCCGCCGCTGGGATATGGCTTTTTGGAATCCTCTTTGAACGGAAGCTTTCCTATATATGGATTGCGTCAGGATATCGGTGTATCGGAAGTGTCCATATTGCTTACCGGCTTCGCCCTCGGTGGTATTGTTTTTCAGATTCCGCTTGGTATGCTCAGTGATAAATTCGGCCGTAAATATACGCTGCTGACCGTCATGCTGCTCGGTACGGTGTGTTTCGGGACAGCTGCATTGACAGAACAGCATTATATTGCCTTGCTCATCTGTTTATTCGCAGCGGGCATGCTGCTTGGTTCGACCTTCTCGCTCGGCATAAGCTATATGACCGATTTGACACCGCGGCACTTGCTGCCCACCGGAAACCTGCTTTGCAGCATCACCTTCAGCATCGGGAGCCTTGGCGGTCCTTATCTCAGCGGTGTATTTATCGAAAAGATGCCCGATGTCAGTTTCTTTCTTATCATGACAGTCATCTTCGCTGGCATATTCACAACCTTGCTCCTCCATGCAGTTTTCACCAAACATACAATAGCTGCAGGACAGCATTAA